The following is a genomic window from Pseudomonas promysalinigenes.
GGCAATTTCCGAGGATCGTCTGGCAGGTCATCGGGCAATACGCGTGCATGGCGCAATTGCTCCTCCAGCCATGTCTCGGTGTTTGCTTGGGGGCCTTGGAGCAGGGCTTTGTAGCGGCTTTCCAGCCCTTCGCCGGCCTCGAACGTTCTGGGTGTGAAGTGAGCTTGGGTCGTGGCCACGTGCGTTCTCGTTTTTTTTGTAAGACATGAACAAACGAGTGGGCCACCCACCAGGAATTCGTTTCAATTTCAGGTTGACGGATGAATGGCAACTTGGCTGCAGCGGGTCGTGCGCAGAAGCCCCACTGCGTGAAAAAAACTAAACCTTCTGACGCGCAGCGGCTCAACCAATTGCGACATAGAGGTCGCCCCCATAAAACAAAGGAGTCAGAGATGAACAAGCCATTCTGGAAAATCGCCGGCGTCACCCTGCTGATGGGTCTCGCTTCACTTCAGGTCCAAGCGGCATCGTCCAATGACTTCGTCGACGCCGCGACCGAAGCGGGTATCGCAGAGGTGGTCACTGGCAAGCTGGCACTGGAAAAAAGCCAGAACGCAGACATCAAACAGTTCGCACAGCAAATGGTCACCGACCACACCAAGGCCAATCAGCAGCTGGGCGAAATTGCGCGCAAGCTCGACATTAGCGTCCCCGACGAGGCGGCGCTGACCGACAAGGTCAAGAAAATGATCCTGGAATGGCGCGAGGAGTCCTTCGACCGCTCGTACGTCAACAACCAGGTCGACGCACACGAGAAAGCCGTGGAGCTGTTCAAGAAAGAGGCCTCGTCCTCTGACAAACCAGAGCTCAAGGCATTTGCCAGCGAAACGCTGCCAACTCTTGAAGATCACCTGAAGCAGGCCAAAGCGCTGCAGGCTACTCACGCCAAATAACTTGCAAGCCTCAAGCCCTGGGAGTCGTAATACCCCTCAGGGCTTTCGGGTCTGCTCTTCTTCCCGTTTGTCTTCAGCCTGGCCCTCGGCCTTGTCCACCAGCAATGGCATGGTTCCAAGTACCAACAGGGCCAGCACCGTACTGACCAGTGCAGTGGCCTCGCGCCCCATACCGGCTGCGGTGCCGATCGCCGCCGTCATCCATAACCCGGCGGCTGTGGTCAGACCCTTGACATGGCTGGTGTCCTGACCATTTCCTTTGAGAATGGTACCCGCCCCCAGAAACCCGATACCGGCCACGATACCTTGGATCACGCGGCTCAATGCCTGCTCATCGGCTCCAGCCATGCTCGGCGCCAGCACGAAAAGTGCCGCACCCAGGCTTACCAGCATATGTGTCCTTACCCCCGCGGATTTACCCTTGTGCTCGCGCTCAAAACCCAACACAGCGCCTAATACGGCAGCCATCAGCAGACGTACCACTATCCGCAAGATTTCGCGCCCATCACCAATATCGGCGAACTCGGCCAGAATCGTTTCCCAAATCATATCCATTGCCAGCATCCAGCTTGATCGAGCGCTGAACCTGGCGGGGCTGCAGGCAGGCTCGAGACTTATAGGAGTGAAGAGCGGTCTATCAGAACTGTTTCTGCTGCGATGACGATTCAAAACTGCCAGGGGTGCAACATTAATGCACCAAGGCTCCCATCAAATATCCAGTGCACCTGCGATAAGGGCGCTGAGCT
Proteins encoded in this region:
- a CDS encoding DUF4142 domain-containing protein, whose protein sequence is MNKPFWKIAGVTLLMGLASLQVQAASSNDFVDAATEAGIAEVVTGKLALEKSQNADIKQFAQQMVTDHTKANQQLGEIARKLDISVPDEAALTDKVKKMILEWREESFDRSYVNNQVDAHEKAVELFKKEASSSDKPELKAFASETLPTLEDHLKQAKALQATHAK
- a CDS encoding MgtC/SapB family protein, producing MDMIWETILAEFADIGDGREILRIVVRLLMAAVLGAVLGFEREHKGKSAGVRTHMLVSLGAALFVLAPSMAGADEQALSRVIQGIVAGIGFLGAGTILKGNGQDTSHVKGLTTAAGLWMTAAIGTAAGMGREATALVSTVLALLVLGTMPLLVDKAEGQAEDKREEEQTRKP